From the Archangium lipolyticum genome, one window contains:
- a CDS encoding response regulator transcription factor, with protein MPEERIRVGILEDQRVFRESLIALFESSGMEVVAQGADAEGFLAQLQQRAPDVAVVDLRLERSDTEVVGNGLEVLEKLRELYPNMRSLVLSGFRDMPLVERCFQVGAAGYLSKLNVSCEEVVAAVEQVARGEWLVPPEFMVPAAAPSPARDERASLLGRITEREREVLTLVAAGTDNLQISARLGITERTVKAHVSNLYRKLGVQSRVEMAMLACQLGLARPADAQHA; from the coding sequence GTGCCAGAAGAACGCATTCGAGTGGGAATCCTGGAGGATCAGCGTGTCTTCCGGGAGAGCTTGATCGCTCTCTTCGAGAGCTCCGGGATGGAAGTGGTCGCGCAGGGCGCGGACGCGGAAGGCTTCCTGGCGCAGCTACAGCAGCGGGCGCCGGACGTGGCGGTCGTGGATCTCCGGCTCGAGCGCTCGGACACCGAGGTGGTAGGCAACGGCCTGGAGGTGCTCGAGAAGCTACGTGAGCTGTACCCGAACATGCGCTCGCTCGTTCTCTCGGGCTTCCGGGACATGCCGCTGGTGGAGCGCTGCTTCCAGGTGGGAGCGGCTGGCTACCTGAGCAAGCTCAACGTGAGCTGCGAGGAAGTGGTCGCCGCCGTCGAGCAGGTGGCGCGTGGAGAGTGGCTCGTGCCGCCGGAGTTCATGGTTCCAGCGGCGGCCCCGTCTCCCGCGCGGGACGAGCGTGCGTCGCTGCTCGGGCGCATCACCGAGCGCGAGCGCGAGGTGCTCACGCTGGTGGCGGCCGGCACGGACAACCTGCAGATCTCCGCCCGGCTGGGCATCACCGAGCGCACGGTGAAGGCGCACGTCTCCAACCTCTACCGCAAGCTGGGGGTGCAGAGCCGCGTGGAGATGGCGATGCTTGCCTGCCAGTTGGGGCTCGCCCGCCCCGCGGACGCGCAGCACGCGTAG
- a CDS encoding rhomboid family intramembrane serine protease translates to MFPPTPSFDRHASAPPRYVRLLLDALTPRRFPFACLTLIAVNLLVFSIARMCGDVESYVTLKRMGAGLSPAALGPEPWRLLSAGYLHLGWRHLLVNLTSLLLCGMYLEGLLGPWRLLLLYTLSILVSNALMMGFYPEVLAMGASGGICGLLGALLVLCFRPGRQVWWWHWRYRLAPAASCMGLVVSTIYGACECGQPGSNFAHLVGGAVGAVLAVSGVLTWELMSPSFDEPRRVYEGALIAVWLTVACLALGIMTGRPWELWKRQPLVRLQVPGTPVSLAVPSGATAHISTERPEEDDSWVRLTIGETLTDLVVVEVTVERLEEEVLEEDVGEVTRQLRKELYKEADETRGEFERLWVRPMTSRLYTRPVVYSASYWKELYWIQRWVMLRGEWRIELVTVRAPGMPENWEEVENDVALSLVVQEPGAPRWDTCGAWNTLGGGVCPRGP, encoded by the coding sequence ATGTTTCCTCCGACGCCTTCCTTTGACCGACACGCCTCCGCGCCGCCGCGGTACGTGCGGCTGCTGCTCGACGCGCTCACGCCCCGGCGGTTTCCCTTCGCCTGCCTGACGCTGATCGCCGTCAACCTCCTCGTCTTCTCCATCGCGCGGATGTGCGGTGACGTGGAGTCCTACGTCACGCTGAAGCGGATGGGGGCGGGGCTCAGCCCGGCCGCGCTCGGCCCCGAGCCCTGGCGCCTGCTGAGCGCGGGCTACCTGCACCTGGGGTGGCGGCACCTGCTGGTCAACCTCACCTCGCTGCTGCTGTGCGGCATGTACCTGGAGGGGCTGCTCGGCCCCTGGCGCCTGCTGTTGCTGTACACGCTGTCCATCCTGGTCTCCAACGCCCTGATGATGGGCTTCTACCCGGAGGTGCTGGCGATGGGCGCCTCCGGCGGCATCTGCGGACTGTTGGGAGCGCTGCTGGTCCTCTGCTTCCGCCCGGGCCGGCAGGTGTGGTGGTGGCACTGGCGCTACCGGCTCGCGCCGGCCGCGAGCTGCATGGGCCTCGTGGTCTCCACCATCTACGGCGCCTGCGAGTGCGGACAGCCGGGCAGCAACTTCGCGCATCTGGTGGGAGGCGCCGTGGGGGCGGTGCTCGCGGTCTCGGGCGTGTTGACGTGGGAGCTGATGTCGCCGTCCTTCGATGAACCGAGGCGCGTGTATGAGGGCGCACTCATCGCGGTGTGGCTGACCGTGGCCTGCCTCGCGCTGGGCATCATGACGGGACGCCCCTGGGAGCTGTGGAAGAGGCAGCCGCTGGTGCGCCTGCAGGTGCCTGGAACGCCCGTCTCCCTCGCCGTGCCCTCCGGGGCCACGGCCCATATCTCCACCGAGCGCCCCGAGGAGGACGACTCCTGGGTGAGGCTCACGATCGGCGAGACGCTGACGGACCTGGTGGTGGTGGAGGTGACCGTCGAGCGGCTGGAAGAGGAGGTGCTCGAGGAGGATGTGGGGGAAGTGACACGGCAGCTGCGCAAGGAGCTCTACAAGGAAGCGGACGAGACACGGGGGGAGTTCGAGAGGCTGTGGGTGCGGCCGATGACGAGCAGGCTGTACACGAGGCCCGTGGTGTACTCGGCGAGCTACTGGAAGGAGCTGTACTGGATACAGCGGTGGGTGATGCTGCGGGGAGAGTGGCGCATCGAGTTGGTGACGGTGCGGGCGCCCGGGATGCCCGAGAACTGGGAGGAGGTGGAGAACGACGTGGCCCTGAGCCTGGTGGTGCAGGAGCCGGGCGCGCCGCGCTGGGACACGTGCGGGGCGTGGAACACGCTCGGAGGCGGAGTGTGCCCTCGCGGGCCGTGA
- a CDS encoding DUF2381 family protein, whose product MSTPLSPISLLLAVLAGMSAMALPVPGDSGARGTRHLELTADNAGQVHEVGISLHHSTSLVFDAPLLRGGVAVEDERLVAVAVNEARGMVMLLPSGVPLDRPLWLTVRFADEHVPESVTFRLVARLSRAEQEVRVARRPRSAGSFQQEARQERERAERCEAHLARTQVESRRRESLTDLFDAGLVVEGKTLLVRNLKKDITQRSGDALLVRTAYSYRSETMARVAVELKMKNDGTQPWTVGEVAELVSKEGARLPVLGVWPREPLAPGKSSRVVVEAEATRAQSQGTFLLVLTEADGPRTVTVHGVVFP is encoded by the coding sequence ATGTCCACTCCTCTCTCCCCCATCTCCCTGCTGCTCGCGGTCCTCGCCGGTATGTCCGCCATGGCGCTGCCCGTACCAGGGGACTCGGGCGCGAGGGGCACGCGTCACCTCGAGCTGACGGCGGACAACGCCGGGCAGGTGCACGAGGTGGGCATCAGTCTCCATCACTCCACTTCGCTGGTGTTCGACGCACCTCTACTGCGAGGTGGGGTGGCGGTGGAGGACGAGCGGTTGGTGGCGGTGGCGGTGAACGAGGCGCGCGGAATGGTCATGCTCCTGCCCTCGGGTGTGCCGCTGGACAGGCCGTTGTGGCTGACGGTGCGCTTCGCGGACGAGCATGTGCCAGAGAGCGTCACCTTCCGGCTGGTGGCGCGTCTCTCCCGGGCCGAGCAGGAGGTGCGGGTGGCCCGCCGGCCCCGTTCCGCCGGGTCCTTTCAGCAAGAGGCCCGGCAGGAACGTGAGCGAGCCGAGCGGTGTGAGGCCCACCTGGCTCGTACCCAGGTGGAGTCCCGGCGCCGCGAGAGCCTCACGGACCTGTTCGACGCCGGGCTGGTCGTGGAAGGCAAGACCCTCTTGGTGAGGAACCTCAAAAAGGACATCACCCAGCGCTCGGGTGATGCCCTCCTGGTACGAACCGCATACAGCTACCGCTCCGAGACGATGGCTCGGGTCGCGGTGGAATTGAAGATGAAGAACGATGGCACCCAGCCCTGGACGGTGGGCGAGGTGGCGGAGCTGGTGAGCAAGGAGGGCGCGCGGCTGCCCGTGCTGGGCGTCTGGCCGCGCGAGCCCCTTGCTCCGGGAAAGTCGAGCCGTGTCGTGGTGGAGGCGGAGGCCACGCGGGCTCAGTCCCAGGGAACCTTCCTCCTCGTGCTGACGGAGGCGGACGGGCCGCGCACCGTCACCGTGCACGGCGTGGTGTTCCCGTAG
- a CDS encoding serine/threonine-protein kinase, whose translation MNGTESGRADDRWLRARRHRLWRQAANEPVEPQLPLPGTEVGGLLLEARLGTGSQGAVFRARGASGRPYAVKFIYLPHSAAWAWRELEVLLRLRRLGWVAVRGHGEWPDRAPRFVYLVMEYVEGRALHEWARQCNPSARQVARVVRALARQLAAVHRAQVVHRDVKCANVVVRETDGLPVLVDFGVGTFPGAHHVTGPLLVGTALYRSPEAEAHQRHRPSQRYEASARDDTWALGVLLYWLLTGSYPFDVEETGDSLEDARSLGEAILHHRPEPPHARNVRVPRALGEVCQRMLEKQPEARYPDALAVEAALEAALAGADAAWDEPLCEAWGPDSATTVAEVELEDEEAEALSPRLTERERHHPGPGEPPMQQEPPTPVPPTVAALPSELPPPKEEAPPVHEAPRALPWRVVLAGAALVLVLGGVALFLARRSHPPAAPEVPRVTPPVTSLLPMPEVWFRLGQEVAPPWKPPEGDGGAEPSEAATPAPVARATLHEEDRRVKTPPREAPTPQSDTPQPKSSGSTAARAGSALLICSLASGCPGPTTSSSVRPAPPPAECPPGSVQTMKELGLRFGRRQDVDLPGLKTTDDEFTVRSGPGTTLSLSGEDWGKLPDGTVFSGVLFVGETRVYGRFTEAHTPDGHTWPVCLEFYDVQTDDKRGVFREPGGDADTARIRGIVGLVPVERFE comes from the coding sequence ATGAACGGGACCGAATCCGGACGAGCCGATGACAGGTGGCTGAGAGCGCGGCGGCACAGGCTGTGGCGCCAGGCGGCCAACGAGCCCGTGGAGCCGCAGTTGCCCCTGCCCGGCACCGAGGTGGGCGGACTGCTCCTCGAGGCGAGGCTGGGCACCGGCAGCCAGGGCGCCGTGTTCCGGGCCCGCGGCGCGAGCGGCAGGCCGTACGCGGTGAAGTTCATCTACCTGCCCCACTCGGCGGCGTGGGCCTGGCGCGAGCTGGAGGTGCTGCTGCGCCTGCGGCGCCTGGGCTGGGTGGCGGTGCGCGGGCACGGCGAGTGGCCGGACAGGGCGCCGCGCTTCGTCTACCTCGTCATGGAGTACGTGGAGGGACGGGCGCTGCACGAGTGGGCCCGGCAGTGCAATCCCTCGGCGCGGCAGGTGGCGCGAGTGGTGCGGGCCCTGGCGCGGCAACTGGCGGCGGTGCACCGGGCGCAGGTGGTGCACCGGGACGTCAAGTGCGCCAACGTGGTGGTGCGGGAGACGGACGGGTTGCCGGTGCTGGTGGACTTCGGCGTGGGCACCTTCCCCGGGGCGCACCACGTGACGGGGCCGCTGCTGGTGGGCACCGCGCTCTACCGGAGTCCGGAGGCCGAGGCGCACCAGCGGCACCGTCCGAGCCAGCGCTACGAGGCGAGCGCCCGGGACGACACGTGGGCGCTGGGCGTGCTGCTCTACTGGCTGCTCACGGGCTCCTACCCCTTCGATGTGGAGGAGACGGGGGACTCGCTGGAGGACGCGCGGTCCCTGGGCGAGGCCATCCTGCACCACCGTCCCGAGCCGCCCCATGCGCGCAACGTGCGCGTGCCCCGGGCGCTGGGCGAGGTGTGCCAGCGCATGCTGGAGAAGCAACCCGAGGCGCGCTACCCGGACGCCCTGGCGGTGGAGGCCGCGCTGGAGGCGGCGCTGGCGGGCGCGGACGCCGCGTGGGACGAGCCGCTGTGCGAGGCGTGGGGCCCGGACAGCGCCACCACTGTCGCGGAGGTGGAGCTGGAGGACGAAGAAGCGGAGGCACTGTCGCCGCGGCTGACGGAGCGCGAGCGGCACCACCCCGGGCCCGGCGAGCCACCCATGCAGCAGGAGCCGCCCACGCCGGTTCCGCCCACCGTTGCCGCGCTCCCCTCGGAGCTGCCCCCTCCCAAGGAGGAAGCTCCGCCCGTTCACGAAGCGCCGCGAGCCCTGCCCTGGCGTGTGGTGCTGGCTGGCGCGGCCCTCGTGCTGGTGCTGGGCGGAGTGGCCCTCTTCCTGGCGCGGCGCTCGCATCCTCCAGCGGCTCCGGAGGTGCCACGGGTGACGCCTCCGGTGACCTCGCTGCTTCCCATGCCGGAGGTCTGGTTCCGCCTGGGTCAGGAAGTGGCGCCCCCGTGGAAGCCACCCGAAGGTGACGGCGGCGCGGAGCCCTCCGAGGCCGCAACCCCCGCGCCCGTCGCACGTGCGACGCTTCATGAGGAAGACAGGCGCGTGAAGACTCCACCCCGCGAGGCTCCCACTCCCCAGAGCGACACTCCGCAGCCGAAGAGCTCGGGCTCCACCGCCGCCAGGGCGGGCTCGGCCCTGCTCATCTGCTCTCTCGCCTCGGGTTGCCCCGGCCCCACCACCTCCTCCTCGGTGCGCCCCGCGCCCCCACCCGCCGAGTGCCCACCCGGCTCCGTGCAGACCATGAAGGAGTTGGGTCTGCGCTTCGGCCGCCGACAGGACGTGGACCTTCCCGGGCTCAAGACCACGGACGACGAGTTCACCGTGCGCTCGGGCCCGGGCACCACGCTGAGCCTGAGCGGAGAGGATTGGGGAAAGCTGCCCGACGGCACCGTGTTCTCCGGGGTGCTCTTCGTCGGGGAGACGCGCGTGTACGGCCGCTTCACGGAAGCCCATACGCCGGATGGGCACACCTGGCCCGTGTGCCTGGAGTTCTACGACGTGCAGACGGACGACAAGCGAGGTGTGTTCAGGGAGCCCGGCGGTGATGCGGATACGGCTCGTATCCGGGGAATCGTGGGCCTCGTTCCGGTGGAGCGCTTCGAATAG
- a CDS encoding nucleotidyltransferase domain-containing protein, whose amino-acid sequence MVEPDSTVPPLAREWAARFSSFEQVRAVALGGSSVTGAADPLSDLDLIVYASPPPPAEARRALILPTARRAEIDNTFFGTGDEWIDSSGQGVDTAWWSPEWMEDQLERVLVRFEASLGYTTCFWHTLRNSRVLFDRTGWLARLQDRARGPYPEPLRRAIVAKNHPVLRSKLSSYLEQIELALRRADPVSVQHRVTALLASYFDILFAVNRVPHPGEKRLLAHIGRLCPKRPPALEPQVKAVIRAVGQPEQDLLPNLHALLDGLDALLVSEGLPTDWNVS is encoded by the coding sequence ATGGTTGAACCCGATTCCACTGTTCCTCCCCTCGCGCGTGAGTGGGCCGCGCGCTTCTCCTCCTTCGAGCAGGTTCGCGCCGTGGCGCTCGGTGGTTCCTCCGTGACGGGAGCCGCCGATCCGCTCTCGGACCTGGACCTCATCGTCTATGCCAGCCCGCCTCCTCCCGCCGAGGCGCGGCGCGCCCTCATCCTCCCCACCGCCCGCAGGGCCGAGATCGACAACACCTTCTTCGGCACCGGCGACGAGTGGATCGATTCGAGCGGCCAGGGCGTGGACACCGCCTGGTGGAGCCCGGAGTGGATGGAGGACCAGCTGGAGCGCGTCCTCGTGCGCTTCGAGGCGTCGCTCGGCTACACCACCTGCTTCTGGCACACGCTGCGCAACTCCCGCGTGCTCTTCGACCGCACGGGGTGGCTCGCGCGGCTCCAGGACCGGGCCCGCGGGCCCTACCCGGAACCCCTGCGCCGCGCCATCGTGGCGAAGAACCACCCGGTGCTGCGCAGCAAGCTGTCCTCGTACCTCGAGCAGATCGAGCTCGCGCTGCGCCGGGCGGATCCGGTGAGCGTGCAACACCGGGTGACCGCCTTGCTGGCGAGCTACTTCGACATCCTGTTCGCGGTGAACCGCGTCCCCCACCCGGGCGAGAAGCGGCTGCTGGCCCACATCGGGCGGCTGTGCCCGAAGCGCCCCCCAGCGCTGGAGCCCCAGGTGAAGGCGGTGATTCGCGCGGTGGGTCAGCCCGAACAGGACCTGCTGCCCAACCTCCATGCGCTGCTGGATGGACTCGACGCCCTGCTGGTGTCCGAGGGCCTGCCGACGGACTGGAACGTGTCCTGA
- a CDS encoding sugar O-acetyltransferase, producing MARTEKEKMLAGELYLATDPQLTAERARARKLLHAYNQSTQDEPTLRENLLSQLLGAVGAGTWIEPPFFCDYGEHIRMGARVFMNFQCVILDCNPVTIGDDVSVGPNVQIYAATHPLDPDERIKGPELGRPVTIGSKVWIGGGSIICPGVTIGEGSTIGAGSVVVRDIPPYSFAAGNPCRVIRNLR from the coding sequence ATGGCACGGACCGAGAAAGAGAAGATGCTCGCGGGCGAGCTGTACCTCGCCACGGACCCGCAGCTGACGGCCGAGCGCGCCCGCGCGCGCAAGCTCCTGCACGCCTACAACCAGTCCACCCAGGACGAGCCGACCCTGCGCGAGAACCTGCTCTCTCAACTCCTGGGCGCGGTGGGCGCGGGGACGTGGATCGAACCGCCGTTCTTCTGTGATTACGGCGAGCACATCCGCATGGGCGCTCGCGTGTTCATGAACTTCCAATGCGTCATCCTCGACTGCAATCCGGTGACGATCGGCGATGACGTGTCCGTGGGGCCCAACGTGCAGATCTACGCCGCCACCCACCCCCTCGACCCCGACGAACGCATCAAGGGCCCCGAGCTGGGCCGCCCCGTCACCATCGGCTCCAAGGTGTGGATCGGCGGCGGCTCCATCATCTGCCCCGGTGTCACCATCGGCGAGGGCTCCACCATCGGTGCTGGCAGCGTGGTGGTGCGCGACATCCCTCCCTATTCCTTCGCCGCCGGCAACCCCTGTCGCGTCATCCGCAACCTGCGCTGA
- a CDS encoding restriction endonuclease fold toxin 5 domain-containing protein, with product MHVQPHCLRQHGWWLPPALLHLVALLLLAGCTSVTPRLLRGGPLPGLSHRSLAPTPFPNTSARHAVAGTPHSSSFVPGVASTTDEDEEEDVEEEEPAPGDVAGTPGRAVRPAAGGDEPVDDWGEGWTGWPDGVGDGRPHTVPMSVDYFQGFLAHVGVPADALPEDGRTLWPEQALRLLPHLLSTPVTLGNFAQRRMAAWLLLEVATSERPVSRQELHARMDRFHRLLVLRPDGYLVLAVTGEARQKVGEVKVAQDGTLRAGRYEVGPFYAIDGNRLWLVDAALAVPRGALPLGAYEPDDGVLLPALEGAALALADTVEGLYRVIFHPIETVEGLARLPGAVRELVRNAPEYWESFRHKPSGEQVRGVSRVLTGVVLMVGTAGEGAVQAATWGSRMGRLTLPVFSLTGEGVLALRLVAVPGRAIAVAGQALSATYVLHMASTGVAAAGTGSWTPPVGGPGQWVPKKEGMSEDARKYQSQVTGAPSGWVYRIFLDGEKADFDGYDLKTGVLLDAKGTGYDKWFDKDFKHKQYYRGADDLVERAQKQLEFARGVPIRWHVAEPRMVDIIKKLFANARINGIEVVYTAPLPRGM from the coding sequence ATGCACGTGCAGCCCCATTGCCTCCGCCAACACGGGTGGTGGCTTCCTCCGGCTCTGCTGCACCTGGTGGCCCTGCTGCTGCTGGCCGGGTGCACCTCCGTCACGCCTCGCCTGCTTCGGGGTGGGCCGCTGCCCGGCCTGAGTCACCGCTCCCTGGCACCTACGCCCTTCCCCAATACGAGCGCCCGACACGCTGTGGCGGGTACACCTCATTCCTCCTCCTTCGTGCCGGGCGTCGCGAGCACCACGGACGAGGACGAGGAGGAGGACGTTGAAGAGGAGGAGCCCGCACCGGGAGACGTAGCGGGCACACCCGGGCGGGCAGTCCGCCCGGCTGCTGGTGGGGATGAGCCGGTGGACGACTGGGGAGAGGGCTGGACGGGCTGGCCCGACGGCGTGGGCGATGGCCGCCCCCACACCGTGCCCATGAGCGTGGACTACTTCCAGGGCTTCCTCGCCCACGTGGGGGTGCCCGCCGACGCTCTGCCCGAGGACGGGCGCACCCTCTGGCCCGAGCAGGCCCTGCGACTGCTTCCGCACCTGCTCTCCACACCGGTGACATTGGGCAACTTCGCCCAGCGTCGCATGGCGGCCTGGCTGCTGCTGGAGGTGGCCACGAGCGAGCGGCCCGTGTCGCGCCAGGAGTTGCACGCGCGCATGGACCGCTTCCACCGCCTGCTGGTGCTGCGGCCCGACGGCTACCTGGTGCTGGCCGTCACGGGCGAGGCCAGACAGAAGGTGGGCGAGGTGAAGGTGGCCCAGGACGGCACGCTGCGCGCCGGCCGCTACGAGGTGGGCCCTTTCTACGCCATCGACGGCAACCGTCTGTGGCTGGTGGATGCCGCGCTGGCGGTGCCACGCGGAGCGCTACCGCTCGGTGCCTATGAGCCGGATGACGGCGTGCTGCTGCCCGCGTTGGAGGGAGCCGCCCTGGCACTGGCGGACACGGTGGAGGGGCTCTACCGCGTCATCTTCCACCCCATCGAAACCGTGGAGGGCCTCGCCCGGTTGCCGGGCGCGGTGCGCGAGCTGGTGCGCAATGCCCCCGAATATTGGGAGTCCTTCCGGCACAAGCCCTCCGGCGAGCAGGTGCGCGGCGTGTCGCGCGTACTCACCGGAGTAGTGCTGATGGTGGGCACCGCCGGGGAGGGCGCGGTGCAGGCCGCCACGTGGGGAAGCCGGATGGGACGGCTCACCCTGCCCGTCTTCTCGCTGACGGGCGAGGGCGTGCTGGCGCTGCGGCTGGTGGCGGTTCCCGGCCGTGCCATCGCCGTGGCGGGCCAGGCGCTCAGCGCCACGTACGTGCTGCACATGGCCAGCACGGGCGTGGCCGCGGCGGGCACTGGCTCCTGGACGCCCCCCGTGGGTGGTCCGGGCCAGTGGGTTCCCAAGAAAGAGGGCATGTCAGAGGACGCGCGCAAGTACCAATCACAGGTGACGGGAGCACCATCCGGCTGGGTGTACCGAATCTTCCTCGATGGCGAGAAAGCTGACTTCGACGGGTACGACCTCAAGACCGGTGTTCTGTTGGATGCCAAGGGCACCGGGTACGACAAGTGGTTCGACAAGGACTTCAAACACAAACAGTACTACCGGGGTGCCGATGATCTCGTGGAGCGGGCCCAGAAACAGCTCGAGTTCGCGCGGGGAGTGCCTATTCGATGGCACGTAGCAGAACCCAGAATGGTGGACATCATCAAGAAGCTCTTCGCGAATGCGAGAATCAACGGTATTGAAGTGGTCTACACGGCACCATTGCCTCGAGGCATGTGA
- a CDS encoding immunity 52 family protein — protein MRETYVAGAYWPARAETAEQCARRAETFFRLLSRCDASYTRWFEKDYSLEKALQLQFEPTYETFLRFFGEKKYRRGKTDKGGFSFGAWNGDEEGSNIMLTCGTSSRYFPNICLLHLPSTDTEAGRILSAPVMTEVVRAMVLAWEPDDGGVFSDAYQESRNDPVGIPRTGWLMYLSRRRGEVPPLPAPVRVEPVEDKGSLVILTPERFTVDDPAHVALADEVRALLDRAGLLKEPGAYSSIPS, from the coding sequence ATGAGGGAAACCTACGTTGCTGGAGCCTACTGGCCAGCTCGCGCGGAAACCGCCGAGCAGTGTGCCCGGCGCGCGGAGACCTTCTTCCGTCTGCTCTCGCGTTGTGACGCCAGCTATACGCGCTGGTTCGAGAAGGATTACTCGCTCGAGAAAGCGCTCCAGCTCCAGTTCGAGCCCACCTACGAAACCTTCCTGCGCTTCTTCGGGGAGAAGAAGTATCGGCGGGGAAAGACAGACAAGGGTGGATTCAGCTTTGGAGCCTGGAATGGGGATGAGGAAGGCAGCAACATCATGCTCACCTGCGGCACCAGCTCCCGATATTTCCCCAACATATGCCTTCTCCATCTGCCCTCGACGGATACTGAGGCGGGGCGGATACTTTCCGCGCCCGTGATGACAGAGGTGGTACGCGCCATGGTGTTGGCCTGGGAGCCAGACGATGGCGGTGTCTTCTCGGACGCCTACCAGGAATCCAGGAACGACCCCGTGGGGATCCCGCGCACGGGCTGGCTGATGTACCTCTCGCGCCGCCGGGGAGAGGTGCCCCCCCTGCCCGCGCCCGTGCGCGTCGAGCCCGTGGAGGACAAGGGCTCGCTCGTCATTCTCACCCCCGAGCGCTTCACCGTGGACGACCCGGCCCATGTCGCCCTGGCCGATGAAGTGCGCGCACTGCTCGACCGGGCCGGTCTGTTGAAGGAGCCCGGCGCCTACTCCTCCATCCCTTCGTAA
- a CDS encoding restriction endonuclease fold toxin 5 domain-containing protein, translating to MLTRRSPLQPHCLRQHGWWLPPALLHLVALLLLAGCTSVTPRLLRGGPLPGLSHRSLAPTPFPNTSARHAVAGTPHSSSFVPGVASTTDEDEEEDVEEEEPAPGDVAGTPGRAVRPAAGGDEPVDDWGEGWTGWPDGVGDGRPHTVPMSVDYFQGFLAHVGVPADALPEDGRTLWPEQALRLLPHLLSTPVTLGNFAQRRMAAWLLLEVATSERPVSRQELHARMDRFHRLLVLRPDGYLVLAVTGEARQKVGEVKVAQDGTLRAGRYEVGPFYAIDGNRLWLVDAALAVPRGALPLGAYEPDDGVLLPALEGAALALADTVEGLYRVIFHPIETVEGLARLPGAVRELVRNAPEYWESFRHKPSGEQVRGVSRVLTGVVLMVGTAGEGAVQAATWGSRMGRLTLPVFSLTGEGVLALRLVAVPGRAIAVAGQALSATYVLHMASTGVAAAGTGSWTPPVGGPGQWVPKNEHMSARSRKFQNKVTKAPAGWVYRVLFGGEKADFDGFAEGVLLETKGLGYDKHFDSNLKAKQYFEGAARLVRQAARQSRVANGTPIRWHVAEPRMVDILKTIFEAERIKGIDVVYTPP from the coding sequence ATGCTGACCAGGAGGTCGCCATTGCAGCCCCATTGCCTCCGCCAACACGGGTGGTGGCTTCCTCCGGCTCTGCTGCACCTGGTGGCCCTGCTGCTGCTGGCCGGGTGCACCTCCGTCACGCCTCGCCTGCTTCGGGGTGGGCCGCTGCCCGGCCTGAGTCACCGCTCCCTGGCACCTACGCCCTTCCCCAATACGAGCGCCCGACACGCTGTGGCGGGTACACCTCATTCCTCCTCCTTCGTGCCGGGCGTCGCGAGCACCACGGACGAGGACGAGGAGGAGGACGTTGAAGAGGAGGAGCCCGCACCGGGAGACGTAGCGGGCACACCCGGGCGGGCAGTCCGCCCGGCTGCTGGTGGGGATGAGCCGGTGGACGACTGGGGAGAGGGCTGGACGGGCTGGCCCGACGGCGTGGGCGATGGCCGCCCCCACACCGTGCCCATGAGCGTGGACTACTTCCAGGGCTTCCTCGCCCACGTGGGGGTGCCCGCCGACGCTCTGCCCGAGGACGGGCGCACCCTCTGGCCCGAGCAGGCCCTGCGACTGCTTCCGCACCTGCTCTCCACACCGGTGACATTGGGCAACTTCGCCCAGCGTCGCATGGCGGCCTGGCTGCTGCTGGAGGTGGCCACGAGCGAGCGGCCCGTGTCGCGCCAGGAGTTGCACGCGCGCATGGACCGCTTCCACCGCCTGCTGGTGCTGCGGCCCGACGGCTACCTGGTGCTGGCCGTCACGGGCGAGGCCAGACAGAAGGTGGGCGAGGTGAAGGTGGCCCAGGACGGCACGCTGCGCGCCGGCCGCTACGAGGTGGGCCCTTTCTACGCCATCGACGGCAACCGTCTGTGGCTGGTGGATGCCGCGCTGGCGGTGCCACGCGGAGCGCTACCGCTCGGTGCCTATGAGCCGGATGACGGCGTGCTGCTGCCCGCGTTGGAGGGAGCCGCCCTGGCACTGGCGGACACGGTGGAGGGGCTCTACCGCGTCATCTTCCACCCCATCGAAACCGTGGAGGGCCTCGCCCGGTTGCCGGGCGCGGTGCGCGAGCTGGTGCGCAATGCCCCCGAATATTGGGAGTCCTTCCGGCACAAGCCCTCCGGCGAGCAGGTGCGCGGCGTGTCGCGCGTACTCACCGGAGTAGTGCTGATGGTGGGCACCGCCGGGGAGGGCGCGGTGCAGGCCGCCACGTGGGGAAGCCGGATGGGACGGCTCACCCTGCCCGTCTTCTCGCTGACGGGCGAGGGCGTGCTGGCGCTGCGGCTGGTGGCGGTTCCCGGCCGTGCCATCGCCGTGGCGGGCCAGGCGCTCAGCGCCACGTACGTGCTGCACATGGCCAGCACGGGCGTGGCCGCGGCGGGCACTGGCTCCTGGACGCCCCCCGTGGGTGGTCCGGGCCAGTGGGTTCCCAAGAACGAGCACATGTCGGCCCGCTCACGCAAGTTCCAGAACAAGGTGACGAAGGCCCCCGCCGGCTGGGTGTACCGCGTCCTCTTCGGTGGCGAGAAGGCGGACTTCGACGGCTTCGCGGAAGGTGTCCTGCTGGAGACCAAGGGCCTGGGCTACGACAAACACTTCGACTCGAACCTCAAAGCCAAGCAGTATTTCGAGGGCGCTGCGAGACTTGTCAGACAGGCCGCACGACAGAGCCGGGTAGCCAACGGCACCCCCATCCGATGGCATGTGGCCGAGCCCAGAATGGTCGATATCCTCAAGACGATCTTCGAGGCTGAAAGAATCAAAGGCATTGACGTCGTCTACACACCACCGTAG